The Aethina tumida isolate Nest 87 chromosome 5, icAetTumi1.1, whole genome shotgun sequence genomic sequence atgataattattacaaattagtaatcaataataatcgataattatcaaaataaaatatggtacCTAATAGAACTAAGTTTTGATAGAtgtagtaaaatttaacaattatttaaattattttttatcctgCACCTTTGTTAACACTGTAAATTctatttaacataaacaaaataatagtttgaGTACctcaaaaaatgataattatcaaaaattgataaccattctgataattatcaaagaaAAGCATGGTATATAATATAAGAGAATTTCAAATACTGTTTTAATAGATGATCTAAAGTAATagtctgttttttattaatgaggatgattataatatgtaattaacaaagtttaacaattatataaattattttttatctcataCCTTCGTTAACAATGTAAAATCTTgttaacataaacaaaataatagtttgaATACctcaaaaaatgataattatcaaaaattgataaccattctgataattatcaaagaaGAGTATGGTATATAGTATAAGAGagtttcaaatattgttttaatagatGATCTAAAGTAGTaatctgtttttattaatgaggatGATTCTTATGTGTAATTAACAaagtttaagaattatttaaattattttttatctcgtacCTTCGTTAACAATGTAAAAACttgttaacataataaaataataatttgagtaactcaaaaaatgataattatcaaaaattgataaccattctgataattatcaaagaaGAGTATGGTATATAATATAAGAGagtttcaaatattgttttaatagatGATCTAAAGTAGTaatctgtttttattaatgaggatGATTCTTATGTGTAATTAACAaagtttaagaattatttaaattattttttatgtcgtACCTTCGTTAACAATGTAAAAACTTgttaacataaacaaaataatagtttgaGTAActcaaaaaatgataaatatcaaaaattgataaccATTCTGATAATTGTCAAAGAAGAGTATGGTATATAGTATAAGAGagtttcaaatattgttttaatagatGATCTAAAGTAATagtctgttttttattaatgaggatGATTATTATCTGTAATTAACAAAGTttgagaattatttaaattattttttatctcgtacCTTCGTTAACAATGTAAAATCTTgttaacataaacaaaataatagttcGAGTACCtcaaaaaatgacaattatcaaaaattgataattattttgacaattatcAAAGAAGAATATGATACATAATATAAgagaatttcaaatattgttttaatagatGATCTAAAGTAGTaatctgtttttattaatgaggatGATTCTTATGTGTAATTAACAaagtttaagaattatttaaattattttttatctcgtacCTTCGTTAACAATGTAAAAACTTgttaacataaacaaaataatagtttgaGTAActcaaaaaatgataaatatcaaaaattgataaccattctgataattatcaaaaaagaatatggTATATAATAGAAGAGAGTTTCcaacattgttttaattgatgttCTAAAGTAATaatctgttttttattaataaggattattattattaggaattaacgaaatttaacagttatttaaattattttttatctcgtatCTTCGTTAACAATGTAAAACCTTgttaacataaacaaaataatagttcGAGTACCtcaaaaaatgacaattatcaaaaattgataattattttgacaattatcAAAGAAGAATATGATACATAATATAAgagaatttcaaatattgttttaatagatGATCTAAAGTAATagtctgttttttattaatgaggatGATTATTATctctaattaacaaaatttaacaattatttgaattattttttatctcgtacCTTTATTAACGCTACAAAATCTATTtaacacaaacaaaataatagtttgaGTATCtcgaaaaatgataattatcaaaaaaatgataaccattctgataattatcaaaaaagaatatggTATATAATAGAAGAGAGTTTCcaacattgttttaattgatgttCTAAAGTAATaatctgttttttattaataaggattattattattaggaattaacgaaatttaacagttatttaaattattttttatttcgtatCTTCGTTAACAATGTAAAACCTTgttaacataaacaaaataatagttcGAGTACctcaaaaaatgataattatcaaaaattgataatcatTCTGACAATTATCAAAGAAGAGTATGGTATATAAAAGAAGAGAGTTTgtgtttcattaattaattatttgtaattaacaaaatgtaacgattatttatattatttttatcttgtaCGTTCATTAACTATGCAAAATCtctttaataagttaataagttaaatgaacattgattatttaagaaaatgatcattaaaaaaattaacgattATAAACTAGAATATAATATCTAATacctcaaaatattatttaacaataacaatgaagataattataatttgtaataattatagtaattattatcttAACTATTTTATCAACATAACCAATGTACACAATACTTCAAAGATTGATAATTATGATTGtccagataattatcaaatgaggatatattactaatataaGTTGTACAGTTATGTCTATTtaacaaagttttattaagGCCGAATTTTGATATACGACACAAATTGGTTAATTTCGCGTGTGATGTCTGGATGTAACTTATAAGCAGGCGGCAACATCCCCCACGATTATTTATTCAGTTGCGGCTTAATCGCGCCAACCCCGAAACTCCATCAAACTTGCTAAATTGTTTGCCATTGATTTCGCGCCGGAACATATTTGCTGTGCCGTAATTGCTTGTCGTGGGTCTTAATTAAGTGGGGTCAGGTCCTGTTTAACGGCGGATAATTTGTTAATGACACTTTCTCTGCTGCGGTCTTCCGAAAACCGCTCGTTCGCCGATCTAACAGGTCCAAAGTGTGCGGATACTTTCCAACCTAAATTGTGGCGGTCCAACGGGCCGGAGTGCCTGGCACATATTCGTTAATGTGCTCAAATATAACTGTTAATTAAGTTCGGCGGAATTGTTGGGTAAATTGCGTCTAAACGTCGTGCGGTGCATTAGCTTTGGCGACAAACAAAAGCAATTAAATTGTGCAATTATTGACATTGCGGACGGGGCAATGCGAGCCATTCATGTGTGGATctgttaatgttttataactaaataaaccACAAACCGTCAACAATTTAGTACGCAATCAAACCGTTCAATTCAAATAGTTTGGGTAAATTGCGACCACTTATTTGAACACAATTATTGGTACAGGTTACTCAAATAGAGGAGCTTTTCGGCACTACTAACAGAAGAAGAGTATAAAGATAAACACGTCCACCCCCTACTTTAAGGTGCTCAAATTAGTCTCTCTAGAGACTGATatgaaaaactaataaatatttataacatacgAAAGATAGAACAAAGTTAACTTTTTTCGACACTAAGTTTATcgatttttattgtgtttttgaatattgaatatgttACAATCAATTTAAGGGATACaggaacaataatataataataaaaaatgtggtaGATACTTTTGAAGTCCAAATAGAGTTGTAATTCTTGACTAAAATGTCctttaatttgacaaattactaagaaaaattgatttttctgctgccgatagttttattaaaaataatccaatatagaattatttagCCAACATGGCCACGATATCGGTTCCAGATCCACTTCTGAGACCAGGTGTGACGCAACCAATTGCGAGGAAATTAGCACCAAAACAAAACGAACGACAATGATTACTTTCCAATATTCGACGTGGAAGTGGACGTGAGACCGTTTTGTGGCCGGCCTCATTTACATAGAGAATATGTGGCTTATTGATTCGGGACAGGAACAATAACGAGGCACGTCCTTTGGGACGGCACGTCGTGTTTTTCGTGCCGTGGAAAACACAACGCGGCCCCGTCCCGAAATCGAATTACGGCAGTTCGAATTGCACACCGTGCCGAACCGGTCGTTATCAGGTCGCTGTCGATGGTTAAAACCCCGAGAATGAAATCAAATCAATGTTCACGATATCAGCGGTGTATGTGTTGTCGATCACGAATGATGGAATATATCTGTGTtttcttttcaatatttttatttttctttcaggTATTTCTATTGGAAATTCTTTTGCatacatgttttttaatattaataggaagctgttttattattttaatgtaaaattttattttatacatttaaaaaaatttgaaagcgtttgaaaaattgaagggTCATAGTTTTTCATCTAATAAATCagaattttttgttggtttttatATTCTACTACTATAGTtggttttttcttttcttgtaGCTTCAGctagttatttatatacaagtttgtacaattaacttttaagaaagtggtaaattttgacatataaAACActagaaaagtaaattttagcCTTGAAATCACTTCGGAGCTGAAATGTCAACTATAGctggttttttaattttcttgtagCTTCAGGaaatcatttataaacaaGTTTGTACAAGTAACTTTTAAGAAAgtgataaattttgacatataaAACATTAGAAAAGTAAATTTCAGCTTTGCAATCACTTCTGAACTAAAATGTCTACTATAgttggttttttaattttcttgtagCTTCAGCtaatcatttataaacaaGTTTGTACAAGTAACTTTCAAGAAAGtggtaaattttgacatataaAACACTAGAAAAGTAAATTTCAGCCTTGCAATCACTTCTGAGCTGAAATGTCTACTATAGctggttttttaattttcttgtagCTTCAGGTAACCATTTATAAACAAGTTTGTAcaagtaacttttaaaaaagtggtaaattttgacatataaAACActagaaaagtaaattttagcCCTGCAATCACTCCTGAGCTGAAATGTCTAGTTTagctgtttttttttgtagcttaagataatcatttataaacaaGTTTGTACATGTAACTTTTAAAAGGTgctaaattttgagatataaaATACTAGAAAAGTAAATTTCGGCCTTGCAATCACTTCTGAGCTAAAATATCTACTATAGctggttttttaattttcttgaagcTTCAGCtaatcatttataaacaaGTTTGTACAAGTAACTCATAAGAAAGTGATAAATTTCTACATATAAAACACTAGAAAAGTAAACTTCAGTcttgtcaaaaatatcaaagctTCTCCATATTTTAGTCacaataaaaactgaaacaacAATATgtgactataaatttaaatgacacaTAAAGGAGAAATGAAAATTACACTACTTCTGCATATTATGGAGGTTTAAAACCTTGTTGGATTTTACAATGAAATAATGTAACATATCAGAACTTAATAGTTGCAAGTTGAATGGCATACAATATAATTCGATGGGATTTAATCAGGATATCTTGCCGGAGTCCAGATTCAAAGCCATTTCGATGGCTTCCCTGGGGCAACATCCGCATTTCTCGAAACTTTGCGGATTACAATACAAAACACTGGTCGAAATTCAAAGCCATTGACCTGAAATTAATCTAGTATAGTACACGGCTAGGCCGGATTTACTCGATATAAATCTTCCCGATAGTGGACGGGCCATGAAATGATCTGCACGTTGCCGTTCCTGTCTCCCATTATGCTCGCATTATTTCGACATTGATTGGTCCAACGCAACGTAATTGTTGGAATTTTCAATTGGACGCTGTTACCGGtggataaaaatagatttaatttaaatgtcgtATAAGTTTACGAGTGTTGTTAAAACAagagcataaaataaaattttaagagctGGTTTTCGCTTTAACCCCATTATTTAGACTAACAAATGGCCCATTATAAAATCCACGTTATCAGCGTTAAAAAGGATACCTCTGGAGTAGCGTAAAGTGCGATAAAACCAGCCAAAAGCGAAAGTCAAGATAAACCCTAATCCGTGAAAATTGTTCAATGAATATAAGCAATTAcagttttatgaaaaaaagtgTCTCGTCGCCGAAGAGACgataaaatgaaatacatcAATAAACCAAGATTAACAATTCAGTGCCGGAGCGAATGGAGACAGTTTAATACATGATCCAATAAATCTAAAACGCTGTTAGAAGCACTATAAATAGGATTTGTTTATGATTTATATCGTTTAGGCACGGCATGACGTAACTTGTTGTTTATTATGACAAACTCTTTCATTTATCGAATTATGTGAACTTACAACTGTTTATCATTGCCCATAGAAATATATTCAGATCATAGTAGTTGAGTTCATTCATTAATCTGAACGAAATCCTTGGCCGAAGAATTATTAtctgcaataaaatataaccgATGATTTATGGGTCTGTTCgaatgttttattcatgctTCAGCTAGGAAATTATAGTAACTTGCTCAAAATTTCAGACTATTATAAgaatatcaattttctttaataattaattgtgtcagattcatataaaatatctaaatgatGCAAATCTATTTTAGTACACTgtctataataaatgaaaatgatgTAAGTGGGACACACATTTTAGATGAGGTTTTAGTGGTGCCTTACTAACTTgcaacttaaataattaatttctctcttccataagttttcaatgaagTTTAGATCGATACATTGAGGTAGCCacttcattaattaaacattaattttttcacttaAAAGTCACTgcctcaaatattttcaagtgtGCTACGggtcattatattattgaaaataaagttttagtggcatatttttatctgaatacggtaccatgttgttcttcaatatttctttatacataaaacaatcCATGATACCCTCTATTCAAAGGGCAGGACCCATTCCAAATCCCTGAAAGCAGCCCCATACCATTACCGACCTGTCGTCGTGTTTAACAGTGAATATGATAAACTTTGAGTTCAACTTTTTATGAATAGGTcgccttacatataaaatctcATCACTTctaaccagattaaacttgaCTTAATCACTCCAGATCGTTCgtttccaatcatttaaagtccaGTGTAAAAGAGAACTGGTAAACTCAGCTCTGACTCATCTATTCTTCTCTGACAGTAGTAGTTTTATAGTCTGGCCTTCTTCATGAAGACTCCCTTGTAGTAATCTATTTCTTACAGTTATTGAAGAAACATGAATACCAAGTTGTGTCTCAaagtagaccttttattttgctggaacTTAGGAAAGAATCTTTTTTGGagtaggataaaatttgtttatcctgaatcccattagtttttcttgttaataagttaaataatatatctatTCTGATGTCATGTGAAAAGATATTCATGAGCTGCAACTAAATGTATTTCTAATCAATTTCAAGAGTATTGCCATTTCATAATAAACTCAGAAGAAAAACACCAATAAGTGCACCACCACATCAAACTAAACACatcgaaataaacaaaatttcatatttatcttGATTTTAATGTCACCTGAACCAAGTAATATAAGTTGTTACATAAATTTCCAGACGGGCGTGATGGATATGCCGCTCGTTACTCGTATGAGGAAATTAACGGTCGCctaatgtgaaaaatatcgACTCGCTGGAAAGTTATCGGTCTAGATCCAGTTTCACGAACAGCGATATGACAAATGGTCTTTCGAAGAGTCGTGCTTTAGACGGTATCCGCAAAAAGTTTTTGGGCGAAGTCGACGGAGCCTGAAGTATTATTGATTATCCGGAAATGATGTGTAAACACATTCAGAACAAACATATCGTTTGCTCCACCGAAACGATTCAATTTACCATGAAAACGCCCTATCTGGGTAATATTGCGTGAAACGACGCTGCCTGATGCGTCCGCAGTCGCGCTTCAAAATTTAAGCGTTCAATCCGGGCGGCGCAATTAATTCAACCCCCACGGCCTGGCAATATTCGCAAAACATTGGACGCATCTAGGTAAATTGATGAATCAAACAATAACTCATCGTCAACGCGGGCGCCAacccaaaaataaataaaaaaccggCGACAATATCGGACCGAAACCCGGAGCCCCTCCGAAAGCCGGCTTTTTTGCTAATTAACGGACCGTCAGACACAAAATGAATACTAACGAGTGTGCCGGCGCACCGGTTCAGTTTTGCCGTGTTTTCGAGTTAAATCCGCAAAGTTTCCGGAGTGCATTACGCTTCGACTTCGGCGGGGTGGCACCCGGAACGGCGTACCGGTGACGCTTTTGATCACACGTGTGCGGTCCATCTTTTCGCGAAACGCGGATGACAAAAATGTAACGTGCTTTATAATTCACGGCCTCCCGAGCACTTACCTCTGATGTGGCGCATCTGCCAGACGCTCCGCCGCTTTTCGGGAACAATGGCTCGGCGGAGCGACAAATGCAGCTTTTGAATTTGATGGGAATAATGGAGAGCGCGTCCTTTATCTAAGGCTTTTCGATGAATTCGCTTTTTGTACTTTAACACTTTTCTGGctctattattataatattagtttttgtcGATGGAAAGTGGAAGATTCATTGTGAAAAGCTTATTTCACCttcacttaattaaaatatgaattctgCGGGTTCATATTTGAAGACCTTTAagcaaaaaatacttttttactattaaagaaaattctaaagaaaaattcatgatttattttaatatttctttcataGAATCTGTCTAGAcactttacttaattaaattttatatacctaCATAAATTGATCTGAtactattgtaaaatatttacttattattattattattattaaatgatttaacatTGAAAGgcaacataatattattataattaaaatattataatttatactaaataagcatacatttcataaaatatcaaactgtttcagataatttttcagttgatatttattttaacaaacatatatattataataaatatgtaataatcaatggtaatttaaaaaataaactaactaataatttgtctaatacattcataattaatttattcaaaaatagttgaatatttagaattattatgagtagataatttaatattcatttttcaatgtttattattattatttacttaaatattttctataagatattttaattatctattatttattaaatattacaatttacatattaattcttctaattttaatatctataaaataaatctgaaaaaGAAGatctctaaaaaaatttataatactacaaattatattttttataatagttttagagatttattattattataatttaaatttatacaatatgaaatattttatagtatcaaaatttatacgttttaaaataattatttataattaatatagtaatttatataattatgattagaaaattttatatctgtCTACTGTgttatatacttaaatattttccttaggaaattatcattttatacaatttacatatcgtatttttctttgataaaaaatattattaaatacttaaatattaaagaaaattcatgatttcttttaaatttttctttcataGAATCTGTCTAGAcactttacttaattaaattttatatacctaCATAAATTGATCTGACactattgtaatatatttgacttattattatttatttttattagtcaatgaattattgattgagaatagaaattaaggtttaatgaaattcataattatatattctttaacaaaaaggtatatttattaagaaaaattttagttataaaaaattcaatataattgaatttcagGTGAAATCatctaaacttttataaacttttaattatcgacgtttattaacaaagaagttttgattttgttactaatattattattatattatttatgacaacaatatctacaaaatttactttatattaattattatacatttatgtaTAACTGTTTTTAAGCTTTTAATCTGGCCTATCTAATCACCTGGCCTAAATACTATCGAGAAATTATGGCGCGATGTGAAGATAGCACTGAGGGGTAAAAGTGTCACTAATAAAGAAGCCTTCTGGTTCCTGGTTGAGGAAACTTGAAATTCAATTCCCCAAGAAACGTGCCAAAAGTTGATACTCATTGCCTCGTAGATGTTTGGCAAATAGAGACTTAGAaacaaagtattaaatatattaaacattttggcaattttgaaatagtttattttttcacaagaaaatttaaataactttataaatcaattatttttcttttttttttttggtaatatttttttaattttcactgtatattaaaataattttagtttttaattttaaatttaactttagtaTTTGAGACCTCCCCGTATTTGAAAAGTAAAGACGTACTTTGAGACTAATTAATCTTACAAAGCCTAAAATCTCTCGTATTTTTTACTATCCTTTTATTACGACGTTTCAAACTAACCGTATATGTAACACACTTACTAAACATTTACAGCTTTTACAAGTTTAAAAGCATAAAGTCGCAACcgacaaaaagaaaattttccaGGGCACTGTAAAATGGCGGGAGAAAcgtaaaacgtaaaaataagGTCGTTGGAAAATTGGTTGTTAAAAGGGAGTAAATGTGAgtgctaaaatttaatttaatatgtcatATGTCTGCAGTGCCTAGAGgtgttattagaaaaaaacaaaatatgggTATGTTAAAATTCTAGTTTATAGCCtaagaaattttacatttaaatttaccttTATCGAGTTCAGAGTATCAAATTTCATTGAAGCATTTTAATCTGCAAATTAATTGGTAATAAAACAAGACGGGAACAAACTATACTCAAAACGGTAGCatcaataaattagtaattttcctACAAACAATTTGGTATGCGGATTTATATCATGCACTAAAAGTTTTCAGGCGAGTTGAATAAACTATCGATTTGATTCTAACGTATGGTTTATGCATGCAGTTTATACagaccattaaaatattactaaaacacTGGGTCGAGTCaactacataaatattatatcacTGTTTTGCCATCGAATGATgtgtacttaaataatttattgttgtcatAGGCtctaaatttagatattagtTAATAAGATTCCAGCAACTTTTGTCAACAATTTTACGATCACATCGCTCTTGCAGATAATAAATACCACTAACAAaacttaaactatttattacattaaattaatttacaaaatttacatactttaaTCGAAGTGAACGCGTTCGACACAGTTGGTGTCGAATATCAGTTCGCCTTTACCCAATATCTCGTCCCCTAGAATGTCATCGATTCTGTCGAAGCAAGAACACTCCAATGGATTATTCGAAATGATCACCGATTTGGTGGAATTCCTCATCTCCTCTGCCACGGCGTCACCAAtacaactaattttattattggagAAGTTCAATTTGCTGTGTGGCTTTGCATTGAAGAAAATCGAGTCAATATCCCTGAGCTTGTTGTTTTTAAGACGTAAATCCACAGCTGTCACGTAAAGCAATGACGAGGCACTGAATTGGTCTAGCCTGTTGTTGTTGAGATTGATATTCAGAAGTCTCCCGTGTGTGGGTTTGAGGTCGACGAAGGCATTGTCGGTAATTTGATGGATTTGGTTAAAACTCAGGTCGATCACTCTTATATTAGGACATCCACTGAACACGTTACTTACGAAGCTGCTCAAATAGTTCCTGTCCAGATAAACGGCTTCtaactgattaaaattttcaaacgtGCCTTCTTCTATGAAGTCGATCCTGTTGTTAGACAGGTACAGTATTTTAAGACTGTCGAGGTTGTTAAAGGATCCCTTCCTTATTTTCTCTAATTTGTTcactgataaataaattttattcagtttggGCACGTCTAGGAAGGCATCAACGTCAATACTCTGCAAATTGGCGCCAATCAATGAAAGGGTCTCCAATCTGGGCATCCTCCTGATCATCCCTTCGCAAAGTCTAGTAACGTTAGCCCTCGTAACGTCCACTTCTCTGAACGAATCcaaagtgttaaaattaacattccgTCGCGAAAACGCTCTGCTAGAACGGTCACGGTGAACCCACACATCCACCGACGCCAAAGCCGTTTTGTTGCACAGTTCGCAGTGTACGGCGCCCAAAAAAaccaataagaaaaaataaaacaaaagtttcGGATACATTTCGGCAGATACTTGTAAAACGACTGGCGAATCTAATGGGTCTATTAGCATATATTCGTGGCACATATCGAACGTTGATAACACTTTGACCCGTTATGTAGAGCAAGTTTAGGCGGCTTCAGGGTCCGTGAAATTGTTTGTGATTGCGTTGAATAATCGGAATGTGTTGTTTTTGGCGATTTTATCGTGTCAATGGCATTATTCAGTTCCAATTAAACAGCTAAACTCCATTTAAAACCAAAGAATCACCAATATTTGTGACTTCTTCTGTTCTTCATTCTTATACTCAGCTTCttcatgtataatttattcatggtGACAGCAGAATTATATGATCCTCTAATTCTAAAATAGGTATTTTActacaaagttttaatattactttgaTTGTATACATGTTAAAAGTTAGAGTAAACGTGTTCCATTTTGCTTGTTTCTAACTAACTTTGCTTTGTTCCTTATCATTTCTTT encodes the following:
- the LOC126265620 gene encoding SLIT and NTRK-like protein 6; the protein is MCHEYMLIDPLDSPVVLQVSAEMYPKLLFYFFLLVFLGAVHCELCNKTALASVDVWVHRDRSSRAFSRRNVNFNTLDSFREVDVTRANVTRLCEGMIRRMPRLETLSLIGANLQSIDVDAFLDVPKLNKIYLSVNKLEKIRKGSFNNLDSLKILYLSNNRIDFIEEGTFENFNQLEAVYLDRNYLSSFVSNVFSGCPNIRVIDLSFNQIHQITDNAFVDLKPTHGRLLNINLNNNRLDQFSASSLLYVTAVDLRLKNNKLRDIDSIFFNAKPHSKLNFSNNKISCIGDAVAEEMRNSTKSVIISNNPLECSCFDRIDDILGDEILGKGELIFDTNCVERVHFD